A region of Persephonella hydrogeniphila DNA encodes the following proteins:
- a CDS encoding radical SAM/SPASM domain-containing protein: MLRITEYIKKTLNGEKIRPFPGVILIWNLTNVCNLFCQHCYSAANTVRTGEISIDEIKKQIPFLKKANVRYLILSGGEPLLREDIFDIAELFNENGFITTLSTNGLLINRENIEKIKKHFSYVGISIDGDEQTHDSFRGMKGAFKKSLEAIRLVRDYGIKVGMRFTITSQTYRSIPFIFELAEKEKIPKLYFSHLVYSGRGRNLTQAEKEEYRKIVEQIIDKAFDYVEKRMPVDIVTGNNEADAVVFYHKFKERYPEKADLLYENLKIWGGNQAGVRIADIDYRGYVKPDTYFPLKLGNIREKNFYDIWNSNGILSKLREHPREINGKCKECRFIDICNGNSRSRAYAVYGDYFAEDPECYI, encoded by the coding sequence TTTGCCAACACTGTTATTCTGCTGCAAATACTGTAAGAACAGGAGAGATATCTATTGATGAGATAAAAAAACAGATACCTTTTCTAAAAAAAGCAAATGTCAGATATCTTATTCTTTCTGGAGGAGAGCCTCTTTTAAGGGAAGATATTTTTGATATTGCAGAACTATTTAATGAAAATGGCTTTATAACAACCCTTTCAACAAACGGACTTCTTATAAATAGAGAAAACATAGAAAAAATAAAGAAACACTTCTCATATGTAGGCATCAGTATAGATGGAGATGAACAGACCCATGACAGTTTCAGAGGAATGAAAGGGGCGTTTAAAAAATCATTAGAAGCAATAAGGCTTGTCAGAGATTATGGAATAAAAGTTGGTATGAGATTTACAATAACATCCCAGACTTACAGATCGATTCCTTTTATCTTTGAGCTTGCAGAAAAAGAAAAAATACCAAAGCTTTATTTTTCCCATCTTGTTTACTCAGGAAGAGGTAGAAATCTGACTCAGGCAGAAAAAGAGGAGTACAGAAAAATAGTCGAGCAGATAATAGATAAAGCTTTTGATTATGTAGAAAAGAGAATGCCGGTAGATATTGTAACAGGTAATAACGAGGCAGATGCTGTCGTTTTTTACCACAAGTTTAAAGAAAGATACCCAGAAAAAGCAGACCTGCTTTATGAGAATCTAAAAATATGGGGAGGAAATCAGGCAGGAGTAAGGATAGCAGACATAGATTATAGAGGATATGTAAAGCCTGACACATATTTCCCTCTAAAGCTTGGAAATATCAGGGAGAAAAATTTTTATGATATATGGAACTCAAACGGAATTTTATCTAAGCTAAGGGAACATCCGAGGGAGATTAACGGTAAATGTAAAGAGTGCAGATTTATTGATATATGTAATGGAAATTCCCGTTCAAGGGCTTATGCTGTATATGGTGATTATTTTGCGGAGGATCCAGAATGTTATATCTGA